ACAAATCCCACGAACGTGGACAGCATAAACCAGTACGGCAATCCAGCCCACATGCGGTTAAAGCCCACAAACACGCTCTCGCCTTTGACGAGCGCATAGCGCTCAATTTCCATGTTCATAAAAAACTGGAACGTGATGCCCAAGACCGCGGCCCAGATAATGCCAAGGCCGTAGTTTGAGGCAAGGTACGGCCAGAGAATCACTTCTCCGCTGCCGAGCCCGAGTCCGAGCAGGATAAAACTCGGGCCAATGAGGTGGCGCAGCTTGGGTGCTTTTGGAAATTGCTTTATCTCGCCTCCCCGGCGAACACCTTTTATTTTCATAGCACGTGCTACAATCGCACTCTCTGTTTTTTCACCGCATCTTCAAAAAATCTGCTCAACCCCGCTTTAGTGACCGCACGTTTTAGGAACACGACGCTTGTCTCGCTTACATCATCAAGGTACACCAGCTGCTCAAGGAAGAGCCGATCATTGAAATCATCGCCATACACCCGCGCGGCCCGCCGCATAACGCTGCCAAGCGCGGCGCGTTTCTCTTTGAGTATGCAGTACAAGTCAAAGTAGTCCTTAAAATCGCCTCTCCTTCCGATGGTGTATGCTTTGGTGACTGCAATATCAGGAACCGCCAGCAACTGAACGCCCCGGTAGGAAACGGTTTTTTGTTTGATCGCATACGGATAGTGCAAAAATGTGCACTTAACGCCGGCAATGATCACGGTGAGCTCATCGCGATTGTTCACTAAATCGCGCACCGCATCATCAAAAAATACGTCTTTAACTTTCTGCAGCAACGAGTTGCGGATGGGGGCATGGGTGAATAAATCAAAATCAACGGAAACGCGATGCCCGATTTGCAGCGCGAGCGCCGTGCCCCCGGCAAGATAGAACCCCCTAAACTCACCGAGCTTTGGAAACAGTTCTGCGGCCTTTTTTGTGAGCGCCTCGTGGTGCATAGCGGTATGATTTGACAGAAAAAATAATGCCAGCCAAAGGCCGAACGTGCGCGCGAAGCGCGGTTCGCGGCACTCCTGCAAGCACGCGGCCAACCCCCCGGCGGCCGTACCGCTTGGCAATCCACCGCCAGTGCCGCAAGCTCCCATAGTTGACGGCCGCCGTGATAATCGTCTTTTTGTCGCGCGTCGCATCAAGCCGACCGACGTCATACGACCACAGGATGGGCTTGAAAAATGACGGAAGTTTTGATGGCTGTTTTTCCTTGCTCATGTGTGTAGTATACCATTTTTGTTCTGAAAAACCAACACGGAATTTCCATGAGCTCTCAAAAAGAAAA
This sequence is a window from Parcubacteria group bacterium. Protein-coding genes within it:
- a CDS encoding nucleotidyl transferase AbiEii/AbiGii toxin family protein — its product is MHHEALTKKAAELFPKLGEFRGFYLAGGTALALQIGHRVSVDFDLFTHAPIRNSLLQKVKDVFFDDAVRDLVNNRDELTVIIAGVKCTFLHYPYAIKQKTVSYRGVQLLAVPDIAVTKAYTIGRRGDFKDYFDLYCILKEKRAALGSVMRRAARVYGDDFNDRLFLEQLVYLDDVSETSVVFLKRAVTKAGLSRFFEDAVKKQRVRL